A region of the Pseudomonas sp. J452 genome:
CAGGACAGATCGTCCCCCATGGCGGTCGATCCATCGCCCCACCATGGGTGAGCAAGCCCCTGCTACCAACAGCCCCCAGGACAGCCCGATAACGACACTCGTAATTGACCACCCTGTCTCTTTGGAAATCGGAGTTGCGAGGACTGCCGGCAGGTAATAGGTCGTGCTCCAGGCGAGTATTTGGGCGATGCCTAATGCCCACACAAGCCTGAATCGATTGATGGGCTGCTGGCTGCTCTCTGGGTTTACCACTAGCTTCGGTCTCTTATCGTTTTCGGGCGTGAGCTGCTCAGTTTTGCGCTACGGGTGTGCGCACTGCATCCGAGTTGTGCAGGTGGCGAAGCAGGTGCGGGAGTATGTGTCCGGCATCTGGCCCTACGCCCCTGAGGGTCGCAGAGGCAAAGTTACGTTGCTTAGGCAGGCCTACAAAGTACAAGCCGGGGACGTGCACGGCTCGTCCGTAACGTTGCGTCACATGGCCTCGTTCGTCGACCACTGGCAGGCCTTCGAGGAATGGTAGGTTCGGACGAAAACCGGTGGCGAACACCATGCTATCGACGGCTTCATGCTGCCCATCGGCCCAAACAACACCTGTTGAAGTTACCTGAGTGAACATTGCAGCTTGGTTGAAATACCCGGCTTTCAGAGCCTTTCTGTAGGTGCCGTCGTCCAGTACAGGTGTGCTTTGATCGTTCAGCCAGCGGGTTTTCTCCAGGCCAGTCCATTTCAGCCAGGTATGAAAATCTGCCCCCAGTATCCGTTGTGGCGCGAACCGAATCGCCTCTCGTGTGGCCAACGTAACGGTGGCCACTTTGGCTAAGTCGTAAGCAATCTGTACAGCGGAGTTCGCCGCGCCAATTACGACGATGCGTTGCCCGCTGAAAGCCTCTGCATTTCGATAGTCGGCACTGTGAAGTCGAGTGCCGCTGAAGTTTTCGAGCCCAGGAATGCTTGGTATGTAGGGGCGACTAAAGGCTCCCGATGCCACTACCACCGCTCTCGCCCAAAAGCGTTGCCCGTTGGCGGCAGTTATTTGGAACCCTTCATCTTCCTGATCTACCCGCGTGACCTGAACGCCGTGGAGGATAGGTAGTTGGAAGAGGTCGGCGTACTGCTCCAGGTAACGCACCACTTCATCACGAGCGGGGTAGTGGTTTGGTGCTCCGGGGAACGGCATCCCCGGTAGAGCGGAGTAGGCTGCCGGCGAGAACAGTTCGAGGCTGTCGTAGTAGTTACGCCAGTTCCCGCCAGGTTGCGATTGCTCGTCGAGAATTAGGAAGTTGAGCCCCTGCTGTTTCAGGTGCCAGCCGCTGGCCAACCCTGCTTGGCCAGCACCGATGACAACGACATCAAAAGGTTGGTCTTTTATGTTCATATATGCGCACTCATGCACGTGTTTGGGTAAATAAAATCAGTCCTGTCTGCCTGGGCAGCAGAGCGGAGCGATGCTTTTTGTGTGGAGGAGGATATTTTCCAGACGATGGATAATGGCTGGGCCATCCACCTCGTAGAACATCTGCCGTCCAACCTTCGAGGCACGAACGATCCCGGCTTCAAGCAGTACCTGAAGATGACGGGAGACTACCGAGCGCTCCTGAGGCAGCTCAGCCGCAATCTCGGTGACATCTGCTCGGCCTAATTGCATAACGCGTTTCAACACGGCGACTCGTGGCGGCTCGCACAGGGCTTTGAAGAATGCACCATCAAGTGATTCGATGGCGGCCTCGATGGCCTGGGTTCGGGTCGGTGGTGTAGTCATGTGGCGACTATATGTGCATGTGCGCGCACATGTAAAGCGCTGATAGGACGCCAGGCACTGCCCCCTCCAGAGTAGAGAGCAGTGCCTGTGCGGCTTACTTCTTAATTGCTTGCAGGTAGTCCTTCAGGGTCGCCTCGTCAGCAGATTTGACGGTCATGCCATCCGGGCCTGTGCCGATGTCAGTGAACTGCTTGGCAGGCTCCCC
Encoded here:
- a CDS encoding helix-turn-helix transcriptional regulator; protein product: MTTPPTRTQAIEAAIESLDGAFFKALCEPPRVAVLKRVMQLGRADVTEIAAELPQERSVVSRHLQVLLEAGIVRASKVGRQMFYEVDGPAIIHRLENILLHTKSIAPLCCPGRQD
- a CDS encoding flavin-containing monooxygenase, which encodes MNIKDQPFDVVVIGAGQAGLASGWHLKQQGLNFLILDEQSQPGGNWRNYYDSLELFSPAAYSALPGMPFPGAPNHYPARDEVVRYLEQYADLFQLPILHGVQVTRVDQEDEGFQITAANGQRFWARAVVVASGAFSRPYIPSIPGLENFSGTRLHSADYRNAEAFSGQRIVVIGAANSAVQIAYDLAKVATVTLATREAIRFAPQRILGADFHTWLKWTGLEKTRWLNDQSTPVLDDGTYRKALKAGYFNQAAMFTQVTSTGVVWADGQHEAVDSMVFATGFRPNLPFLEGLPVVDERGHVTQRYGRAVHVPGLYFVGLPKQRNFASATLRGVGPDAGHILPHLLRHLHNSDAVRTPVAQN